A single genomic interval of Carettochelys insculpta isolate YL-2023 chromosome 28, ASM3395843v1, whole genome shotgun sequence harbors:
- the ZNF652 gene encoding zinc finger protein 652, translating to MSQTTNSCQQLVENSAVHVAGMAQEDSHCGQVPPTFYHAASQELDLSTKVYKRESGSPYSVLVDSKMGKPHLHEREEQPYFRENRSVGEVRAVKEDRENSDSEEEEEEEDEVTYKREQIIVEVNLNNQTLNVSKGEKGVPSQSKETAVLKTSSEEEEGDSGEEATEDSNDDEENERQKKKEKRVEKVSVTQRRTRRAASAAAATTSPSPRTTRGRRKSVTPPKRKKKAAKEPKAPVQKSKCEEKETLTCEKCPRVFNTRWYLEKHMNVTHRRMQICDKCGKKFVLESELSLHQQTDCEKNIQCVSCNKSFKKLWSLHEHIKIVHGYAEKKFSCEICEKKFYTMAHVRKHMVAHTKDMPFTCETCGKSFKRSMSLKVHSLQHSGEKPFRCENCDERFQYKYQLRSHMSIHIGHKQFMCQWCGKDFNMKQYFDEHMKTHTGEKPFICEICGKSFTSRPNMKRHRRTHTGEKPYPCDVCGQRFRFSNMLKAHKEKCFRVTSPVNVPPAVQIPFTTNSPATTVLSVVNTPTTPTPPINLNPVNTLPPRPIPHPYSHLHLHPHPHHPHHLPVPPVPHLPPPPALFKSEPLNHRGQSEDNFLRHLAEKNSSAQHH from the exons ATGAGTCAAACAACCAATTCTTGCCAACAGCTGGTTGAAAACTCTGCTGTACATGTAGCAGGGATGGCGCAAGAGGATAGCCATTGTGGTCAAGTGCCACCAACATTTTATCATGCTGCCAGTCAGGAACTTGATCTGTCCACCAAAGTGTACAAAAGAGAGTCAGGAAGCCCTTACTCTGTGTTGGTGGACAGCAAAATGGGCAAACCACATCTCCATGAAAGGGAGGAGCAGCCATATTTCAGGGAGAACAGGTCGGTGGGAGAGGTCCGGGCTGTGAAAGAAGATCGAGAAAACTCTGACtctgaggaggaagaagaggaagaagatgaaGTGACTTACAAAAGGGAGCAGATTATAGTGGAGGTAAACCTTAACAACCAAACATTAAATGTTTCAAAAGGGGAAAAGGGTGTTCCCTCCCAGTCCAAAGAGACTGCTGTTCTTAAGACCagcagtgaggaagaggagggtgaCAGTGGGGAAGAGGCCACTGAAGACAGTAATGATGATGAGGAAAATGAGAGgcagaagaaaaaagagaaaagagtGGAAAAAGTTAGTGTTACCCAAAGGAGAACAAGGAGAGCTGCatctgctgcagcagccacaacTTCCCCTTCACCCAGAACTACAAGGGGTCGTAGAAAGAGTGTGACGCCCCCCAAACGTAAGAAGAAAGCTGCAAAGGAGCCCAAGGCACCTGTGCAGAAATCAAAGTGTGAAGAAAAGGAGACTTTGACCTGTGAGAAGTGCCCCAGGGTGTTTAACACACGCTGGTACCTGGAGAAGCACATGAACGTCACTCACAGGCGTATGCAGATCTGCGACAAGTGTGGGAAGAAATTTGTTCTAGAAAGTGAGCTGTCCCTTCACCAGCAAACAGACTGTGAAAAAAACATTCAG TGTGTTTCCTGTAATAAATCATTCAAGAAGCTCTGGTCTCTCCATGAACACATCAAGATTGTTCATGGATATGCAGAAAAAAAGTTCTCCTGTGAGATTTGTGAAAAGAAGTTCTACACAATGGCACATGTGCGGAAGCACATGGTTG CACATACAAAGGACATGCCATTTACATGTGAAACCTGTGGAAAATCGTTCAAACGCAGTATGTCGCTCAAAGTGCATTCCCTACAGCATTCTGGAGAAAAACCTTTCAGATGTGAG AACTGTGATGAAAGGTTTCAGTACAAGTACCAGCTACGGTCCCACATGAGCATCCACATTGGGCACAAACAGTTCATGTGCCAGTGGTGTGGCAAAGACTTCAACATGAAACAGTACTTCGATGAGCACATGAAAACACACACTG GAGAGAAGCCTTTTATCTGTGAAatctgtgggaaaagcttcaccAGCCGCCCAAACATGAAGAGACACCGCAGAACTCACACAGGGGAGAAGCCTTACCCATGTGATGTGTGTGGCCAGCGATTTCGCTTCTCCAACATGCTCAAGGCCCACAAGGAGAAGTGCTTCCGGGTCACAAGTCCTGTTAACGTGCCACCAGCTGTTCAGATTCCATTTACCACAAATTCTCCTGCTACCACAGTCCTTTCTGTAGTGAACACACCCACCACCCCAACTCCACCCATTAACCTGAACCCAGTGAACACGCTCCCTCCACGTCCCATCCCCCATCCATATTCACACCTTCATCTGCACCCTCACCCACACCATCCACACCATCTCCCTGTCCCCCCAGTCCCTCATttacccccacctcctgcccttttTAAGAGCGAGCCTTTAAATCATAGAGGCCAGAGTGAGGACAACTTTCTGCGACACCTGGCAGAAAAAAACAGTTCAGCACAACACCACTAA